A window from Falco naumanni isolate bFalNau1 chromosome 3, bFalNau1.pat, whole genome shotgun sequence encodes these proteins:
- the LOC121085803 gene encoding phospholipase A2, membrane associated-like produces the protein MKNLLFAMLLACGLLPAHGSVLELERMIKSATGKSALLSYSWYGCFCGIGGRGTPVDATDQCCRAHDCCYRKLREGKCRPLITPYHFDIADGDIVCSDEQSWCKRETCLCDKAVTSCFASTLHSYNKSYRFYFKLKCRGSKLQC, from the exons ATGAAGAATCTCCTCTTTGCCATGCTCTTGGCTTGTG ggctgctgccagctcacGGCAGCGTTTTGGAGCTGGAGCGGATGATCAAGTCGGCCACGGGGAAAAGCGCCCTGCTCTCCTACAGCTGGTACGGGTGTTTCTGCGGCATCGGGGGCAGAGGGACCCCAGTGGACGCCACCGATCA GTGCTGCCGCGCTCACGACTGCTGCTACAGGAAGCTGAGAGAGGGCAAGTGCAGACCCCTGATAACCCCCTACCACTTCGACATTGCTGATGGAGACATTGTTTGCA GTgatgagcagagctggtgcaaGAGAGAGACCTGTCTATGTGACAAGGCGGTGACTTCGTGCTTCGCAAGCACTTTGCATTCCTACAATAAATCCTACCGCTTCTATTTCAAGCTGAAATGCCGAGGAAGTAAGCTCCAGTGCTGA
- the LOC121085823 gene encoding basic phospholipase A2 Sms-N6-like produces the protein MKSLLTFTVLFAWGLSPAYGSLWELHKMITKTTGKNALLHYSSYGCYCGLGGRGQPKDATDRCCQLHDTCYNSLQSYRCNAKMQGYQYGWRSGSPSCREGSWCAQLSCECDRSLALCLKRSIGSYSKRYCFYPKFWCR, from the exons ATGAAGTCTCTCCTCACCTTCACTGTGCTGTTTGCTTGGG gtTTGTCCCCAGCTTACGGGAGCCTCTGGGAGCTGCACAAGATGATCACAAAGACGACAGGGAAAAATGCCTTGCTGCACTACTCCTCCTACGGCTGCTACTGCGGCTTGGGGGGCAGAGGGCAACCCAAGGACGCCACAGACAG ATGCTGCCAGCTGCACGATACCTGCTACAACAGCCTCCAGAGCTACCGCTGCAACGCCAAGATGCAGGGCTACCAGTATGGCTGGCGCAGCGGCAGCCCCTCCTGCA gagaGGGCTCCTGGTGCGCCCAGCTCTCCTGCGAGTGCGACCGCAGCCTGGCGCTTTGCCTCAAGCGGAGCATTGGGAGCTACAGCAAACGCTACTGCTTCTACCCCAAGTTCTGGTGCCGgtga
- the LOC121085461 gene encoding basic phospholipase A2 A-like codes for MKVLLALAVLFTCSVFTARGKFPRAPGLEGSTVGNLTAHGCYSGWGRSGTAKASMDRCCLLRACCYAKLVARQCRLGPIQPLSAPQAGIPTCRSGTWCQRGACRCERAAWLCQMRGRRLLRHRSKCRGRAGRC; via the exons ATGAAGGtcctgctggcactggcagTGCTGTTCACCTGCA GTGTGTTCACAGCTCGTGGAAAGTTCCCACGCGCACCAGGACTCGAGGGAAGCACCGTAGGAAACCTGACCGCCCACGGTTGCTACTCGGGATGGGGCAGGAGTGGCACAGCAAAGGCTTCCATGGACCG GTGCTGCCTGCTCCGCGCCTGCTGCTACGCCAAGCTGGTGGCACGGCAGTGCCGCCTGGGACCGATCCAGCCCCTCTCGGCGCCCCAGGCAGGAATCCCCACCTGCA GGTCCGGGACCTGGTGCCAGAGAGGAGCGTGCAGATGCGAGCgagcagcctggctctgccagaTGCGCGGCCGGCGGCTGCTCCGGCATCGTAGCAAGTGCCGGGGACGTGCCGGGAGgtgttga